The region ATCAGAAACTAACCCAATCTGCCGAAATTCTTTTGTAGTGGACTCGGTGCTTTTTGAAGAGCAGGCTGCAAGTGCCACAGGCATAGAGTTGGCAAGCAAACCAAAGCCAACCCAGTTGAGAAATGTACGACGATCCATAATCTCGTTGAGAATTTAGTGTTAGCGCTGAATTAATTTTTCATTCGTTTTTTCTCTAGTTCAAGTTGCCCGACCGGAACTTCCGCGATCGCCCCCTTTTTAGAAAATAAACTGGTCATGCTTAAGCCTGTGATAAGCAGCCCCATCAAGCCTAGCCCATTGAAAATGGGATAGATTGCATCAAGTCCAAAAACACTACCTGAATGAATCTTAAGAATAAATCCAGATACTTTATGAAGCGAAAGCCATCCATCCAAAATTGGATAAGCTGTTCCTGTAATAATTGTGAGCGTCAATGGTAAGCACATAATTACAGCTACTTGCCGATGATATCGGCGAAAAACACGAGTCCCTCTCATCATTCATCTCCTATCAGTAAAAACACCACACACAACCTGACAATGTAGACTAAAAAAGTTGCAAACGTTGTGGAATCAGCATCCTATTTTTTACGGGCTTTTGAGCTATTATCGGTCAAAAACCCGTAAAACTAAGAATTAACTAGCATTTGATGATTTTATTTTTTCTGCCTTCACTGACTTTTCACCTTCATAAGCAAGTGCTTGATCCCCAACTTTGGCAAATTCCTCAGCTAACTTAACAATCTTTCCTAGCTCTGCCTCATCCTGGATGCCATTGGGTGGTGGCATTAACTTTTCCTTAATTTGGCGAAGCGTTTCATGGCGTAAGGTCAGCGCCTGATTTGGGTAGTTCAATATCAGCAATGGGTTCATCTCGTTTGCATTATGCGGGCTGTGGCAAATATCACATGAATGCTGCCGCATCTCTACTTCAAAAGCCCGGTAAGTTGCATCCAATTTCTTAACGTGCGGATTGCTAGCAGAGAAAAGATACTGGTAAAGTACAACCCGCGGTTCTTGTTGTCCTGATATATTTTTCCAACTCCATTGACCATCCCACTCACGTTCAACTAATGGACGTTGGGTATCTTTATCAGCTGATCGAAGTGCACCTTTGATTTCCCCATCCTTCATGATCAGCATAATTTCTTTCGCTTGCTGATAAGAAGTCCACTTTCGGTGTGAATGCCAGAAAGGATACGGAAAAGCACCAGCATCAAGCTTATTGCGAAATTGCACAGGTAAATGGACGATCGTCAGATTGTCCTTTTGCTCAACTCTGGGTTCACCCGAAAACATAAAAGTAGAAAGGTATGTTCGCCGCCAAACCAGCGGATCAAATGAGGTGGTGTGGTTTTCTTTGAGGGCATATTTACCAGCCTCTTTTTGTGCCCCCCAGACAACCTCTTTCGCCATTGCATTACGCAAGGATTCAAGTCTGGAAAGCTTATCTGCACAGAGATTACGAGCATTATCATCGCCAGGATCAGCAATCGGACATGCGGCAATGATATCTTTGGCAATTCCCGTTGCCAAGGTTATGGCTTCGCTGTTAAGCGAGGTAGCTTCGGTCGATGTCTGATTGCTTGAGAGAGACGATTGCTTGCTTGGAAGGGTAGATGAACATCCCCACGCAAGTGCGATCGGCAAAATAATACATGCAAGAAAAACTAAGAGCTTAGAACGAAGCCTAAGTCGTTTAAGCACAAATTCCCCCTTATGCTGATTTAGCAAAAAACTTCTTTCAGGAACCAATAAAAATTGCTTCCAAGTAAAATTGACAGCAGAATAAGCAGCTTTTGATTAGAAAGCTTAGAGCAGAAGAAATGAGGCAGTTGCAAGACTTCAGTGAACTGTCTGACGCACTATTGCCGTAATGCAAATAGCAGCAGCTAAGACATTCGCAGTAACCTGTTAGTCTCTTAGATTGAAAAAGATAGTAATGCTCTTCAGTCACTACCTTTTAGCCAGAATCAGATATTCAAGCATACCTTTGTACTGCTCTTAGGATCATGGATTCAATAACTTTGGTAGCTGGAGGCTTCCAATCTCTCACCCCTAACGCCCAGACCCGACCGCTCTCGCAAACTTGAGAGAGGGGGCAGGGGGATGAGGGCAGCACAAGCCTTCCAGGTTATTTAATTCCTGTTCCTTAGACAACACCTTCAGGGAAAAAACCCGTAAATCTGACTCAGATCTGCCGCATTAAACCCTGTCCACGTCTAAATTCGTAGTTCTTCCTTAGAGAAACCTCCAGTTTCGGAGTTGGACGTAGTTTAAGTTTCGCCAGGGACTCACATGAAAGTAGATTGTAGGGATATTCATTGCCCCTGCGGGTGTAGAAAATCTGACACAAGTGGTAGTTATTTGCATGAAAATAGTCACCTGATTGCTAATTAA is a window of Leptolyngbyaceae cyanobacterium JSC-12 DNA encoding:
- a CDS encoding hypothetical protein (IMG reference gene:2510093773) gives rise to the protein MRGTRVFRRYHRQVAVIMCLPLTLTIITGTAYPILDGWLSLHKVSGFILKIHSGSVFGLDAIYPIFNGLGLMGLLITGLSMTSLFSKKGAIAEVPVGQLELEKKRMKN
- a CDS encoding hypothetical protein (IMG reference gene:2510093774), with translation MLKRLRLRSKLLVFLACIILPIALAWGCSSTLPSKQSSLSSNQTSTEATSLNSEAITLATGIAKDIIAACPIADPGDDNARNLCADKLSRLESLRNAMAKEVVWGAQKEAGKYALKENHTTSFDPLVWRRTYLSTFMFSGEPRVEQKDNLTIVHLPVQFRNKLDAGAFPYPFWHSHRKWTSYQQAKEIMLIMKDGEIKGALRSADKDTQRPLVEREWDGQWSWKNISGQQEPRVVLYQYLFSASNPHVKKLDATYRAFEVEMRQHSCDICHSPHNANEMNPLLILNYPNQALTLRHETLRQIKEKLMPPPNGIQDEAELGKIVKLAEEFAKVGDQALAYEGEKSVKAEKIKSSNAS